One region of Oceanipulchritudo coccoides genomic DNA includes:
- a CDS encoding sulfatase: protein MKKSILFALFALFVVTLGAQDQRPNVLMIVVDDLKPATGAYGDSFAITPEMDRLASRGSVFLNNHCQQAVCGASRASALTGLRPDTVQVWDFKSRMRDQLPDLVTLPQHFLQNGYHTASLGKIFDPRCCDGRDTNDAASWSQPHWTADTPNLTKNHFGNPANEGKTTECLPENVDDNFYGDGLRTERAIEILKEQKDSEKPFFLAVGFKKPHLPFVAPKKYWNLYDRESVPLAPFQQMPEDAPAFHFQDSWELRSGYKNIPEGILPEDMQRRMVHGYYACVSYIDAQVGRLLQELKTQGLEDNTIIVLWGDHGWHLGDHGMWCKHTNYEQATRSPLIIVDPRMEKSSGRIKRPTEFVDIAPTLAELCGIPALPEFQGQSLVSLMSCDSADSKPFAVSQFARSKGAANNLMGYAFRDERYRVILWIDMAFKKGERSGELVSTEMYDYETDPGETRNVAGVAEYTPILDNLMDKIREFALEHLGVSWRTQD from the coding sequence ATGAAGAAATCCATATTATTCGCGTTATTCGCGTTATTCGTAGTGACTTTGGGCGCCCAAGACCAACGCCCGAATGTTCTCATGATCGTCGTGGATGATCTCAAGCCGGCGACTGGTGCCTACGGGGACTCCTTTGCCATCACACCGGAAATGGACCGGCTGGCCTCAAGGGGGTCGGTATTCTTGAACAACCACTGCCAACAGGCGGTATGCGGTGCCTCGAGGGCCAGCGCACTGACAGGGCTGCGGCCGGATACGGTCCAGGTATGGGACTTCAAGTCGCGCATGCGTGATCAGCTTCCCGATTTGGTGACGCTTCCCCAGCACTTTCTACAGAACGGCTACCATACTGCCTCACTCGGCAAGATATTTGATCCCCGCTGCTGCGATGGGCGCGATACCAATGATGCCGCCTCGTGGAGCCAGCCTCACTGGACCGCAGACACCCCAAACTTGACCAAAAACCATTTTGGTAATCCGGCAAACGAAGGAAAAACAACAGAGTGCTTACCTGAAAACGTGGATGACAATTTTTATGGGGATGGCCTCCGTACCGAACGGGCGATTGAAATCCTCAAGGAACAAAAAGACAGCGAAAAACCATTCTTTCTCGCCGTCGGTTTCAAGAAGCCTCACCTTCCCTTTGTCGCTCCCAAAAAGTATTGGAATCTCTATGACAGGGAAAGCGTTCCACTCGCACCCTTCCAGCAAATGCCTGAGGACGCCCCCGCTTTCCATTTCCAGGATTCGTGGGAACTTCGCAGCGGGTACAAAAACATTCCTGAAGGAATTTTACCCGAGGACATGCAGAGGCGAATGGTTCATGGCTACTATGCCTGCGTCTCCTATATCGATGCGCAAGTCGGACGCCTGCTCCAGGAATTGAAGACACAGGGACTTGAAGACAATACGATCATCGTCCTCTGGGGAGACCATGGATGGCATCTGGGAGACCATGGCATGTGGTGCAAGCACACCAACTACGAACAAGCCACGCGCTCCCCGTTGATCATTGTGGATCCCCGCATGGAGAAGTCTTCGGGCCGCATCAAGCGCCCAACTGAATTTGTGGATATTGCCCCCACCCTTGCCGAGCTGTGCGGAATCCCTGCGCTGCCCGAGTTCCAAGGTCAAAGTCTGGTTTCCCTGATGTCATGCGATTCCGCAGACTCCAAGCCGTTTGCCGTGAGCCAGTTTGCCCGTTCAAAAGGAGCCGCCAACAACCTGATGGGATATGCCTTTCGCGATGAGCGCTACCGCGTGATCCTCTGGATTGACATGGCCTTCAAGAAGGGCGAACGGAGCGGAGAGCTGGTCAGCACGGAAATGTACGATTACGAAACCGATCCCGGCGAAACCCGTAATGTGGCCGGCGTTGCTGAATACACACCTATCCTCGACAACTTAATGGACAAGATCCGTGAATTCGCCCTCGAGCATTTGGGCGTTTCGTGGAGGACCCAAGATTAA
- a CDS encoding sulfatase family protein — translation MKSQTFKNLYTGALLAFGLSAGLQAAERPNIIFVITDDMYPWQMNFMPEGEGQNYTPNLDRLAREGTIMRNQYVSSTVCTPSRYSCMTGRYASRSQDPNFLADTKRKGQSHVQWNTFVEPGKEKTVANYLREAGYRTGFVGKDHVIHTRGRKHIGLSADIEDPEVQKKMINNAKASKEAIQKAGFEFVERVYHNNPDFNGSRSLAVHNQDWVTEGALEFMGSEDKRPFFLYFATTIPHGPTSPERSWNADRRATPLGWLKQPPKVQPDAASIAKRACHEDVEGKETLIWIDDALGALMDKLEETGELENTIIFFFNDHGQSAKGSIYQGGAYNPSIVWRDKGWPVGPESDALVSNIDFVPTILDMADAKEPKNVDGVSFLPILEGEKEAVRDSLFFEMGFTRGVLKDGVKYIALRYPPAIANMTREERQANLDEMNDNLRERRRPVHTEDPMAPFGHLMPVPGGHDAEQGAVKSYPHYYESDQLYDVRLDPKEKVNLVDNPEYLEKSVQLKGLLQKYIDTLPGEFPL, via the coding sequence ATGAAGTCTCAAACATTCAAAAACCTGTACACCGGCGCATTGCTCGCATTCGGCCTGTCAGCCGGTCTTCAAGCAGCTGAACGCCCCAATATTATATTTGTCATAACGGATGACATGTATCCATGGCAGATGAATTTCATGCCGGAGGGTGAAGGACAAAATTACACACCCAATCTGGACCGTCTCGCCCGTGAGGGAACTATCATGCGTAACCAGTACGTTTCATCGACTGTCTGCACGCCCAGTCGCTACAGTTGCATGACCGGGCGCTACGCCAGCCGCTCACAGGATCCGAATTTCCTGGCCGACACCAAGCGCAAGGGGCAGTCACATGTGCAATGGAATACATTTGTTGAGCCGGGCAAGGAGAAGACAGTGGCCAACTATCTCCGCGAAGCTGGTTACCGCACGGGATTTGTCGGCAAGGACCATGTCATTCATACCCGGGGCAGAAAACATATTGGCCTGTCGGCTGATATCGAAGATCCGGAAGTGCAGAAAAAGATGATTAATAATGCCAAGGCCAGCAAAGAGGCTATTCAAAAGGCCGGATTCGAATTTGTTGAGCGGGTCTATCATAACAACCCGGATTTCAATGGAAGCCGGAGCCTCGCCGTCCATAATCAGGATTGGGTCACTGAGGGTGCCTTGGAGTTTATGGGCAGCGAGGACAAGCGTCCCTTTTTCCTCTACTTTGCAACAACTATCCCTCATGGACCGACATCTCCGGAACGCTCATGGAATGCTGACCGGAGAGCAACGCCTCTGGGATGGCTCAAACAACCTCCAAAGGTTCAGCCGGATGCAGCCTCCATTGCCAAGCGCGCTTGTCATGAGGATGTCGAGGGTAAGGAAACCTTGATCTGGATTGATGATGCGCTGGGTGCATTGATGGACAAGCTCGAGGAAACGGGCGAACTGGAAAATACGATCATCTTCTTTTTCAATGATCATGGGCAGTCCGCCAAGGGTTCCATCTATCAAGGTGGTGCCTACAATCCGAGTATTGTCTGGAGGGACAAGGGGTGGCCGGTCGGTCCGGAATCCGACGCGCTAGTTTCAAATATCGACTTTGTCCCAACCATATTGGACATGGCAGATGCCAAGGAGCCCAAGAACGTCGATGGCGTCAGCTTTCTGCCAATCCTTGAAGGCGAAAAGGAAGCCGTGCGTGATTCCCTGTTTTTTGAAATGGGATTCACAAGGGGCGTGCTCAAGGATGGTGTCAAATACATCGCCCTGCGCTACCCTCCGGCCATCGCCAACATGACACGCGAGGAACGGCAGGCGAATCTTGATGAAATGAATGACAATCTGCGTGAGCGTCGCCGGCCGGTCCATACAGAGGACCCAATGGCACCGTTCGGGCACCTGATGCCTGTTCCCGGCGGACACGATGCCGAGCAGGGAGCCGTTAAGTCCTATCCTCATTACTATGAGTCAGACCAATTGTATGATGTCCGGCTGGATCCCAAGGAAAAGGTCAATCTGGTCGATAATCCGGAATACCTTGAGAAATCCGTTCAACTGAAAGGCCTCCTGCAGAAGTATATCGATACCCTTCCAGGAGAGTTCCCGCTTTGA
- a CDS encoding LacI family DNA-binding transcriptional regulator encodes MDTVDQSGKRITVRDIAKAAGVSHSTVSRALQGSPLVRKETRSKLVKLAEKMGYRPDPMLSALTAYRSRVQLRKQRDALAFVVGPYVVKGWEDIIQSAHERAERLGFDLQEYIWKDDLSPTRQSEIIRSRGVKGIIVGPLTKENHLIELPLRINYFSFVAIGRFISHPRINTVTPNHFGSVRQAMDVLRAKGYKRIGLALLERLNFHVDDRIRTAYLGYQSYLPDTECVPMCHPSSEECETSQILQWYEEERPDAILSYNHIYDHLVEAGIRIPEDVAFASLNLNSENENRIAGTNVNDQMVGQVAVNLLNSQLLIGEIGEPEIRQTLIVDTFWEDGPTAPSLRLVGKALPAEVNL; translated from the coding sequence ATGGATACCGTTGACCAGTCAGGCAAACGCATCACCGTAAGGGATATCGCCAAGGCTGCCGGTGTTAGCCACTCAACGGTGAGCCGGGCCCTGCAGGGATCGCCTCTGGTACGGAAGGAGACGAGAAGTAAACTGGTCAAGCTAGCCGAAAAAATGGGCTATCGCCCGGACCCGATGTTGTCTGCGCTCACCGCTTACCGGTCAAGGGTTCAACTCAGGAAACAACGTGATGCGCTAGCCTTTGTTGTCGGCCCGTATGTTGTGAAAGGTTGGGAGGACATTATTCAAAGTGCTCACGAGAGGGCCGAACGGCTGGGGTTTGATTTGCAGGAGTACATTTGGAAGGACGACCTCTCGCCCACCCGCCAATCGGAGATCATTCGTTCAAGAGGCGTCAAGGGAATCATAGTTGGTCCACTGACGAAGGAGAACCACCTTATTGAACTGCCTTTACGCATCAATTACTTCAGCTTTGTGGCAATTGGCCGCTTCATTTCCCATCCAAGAATAAACACCGTAACACCCAATCATTTTGGGTCTGTTCGGCAGGCTATGGATGTATTAAGGGCGAAGGGCTACAAACGGATCGGGCTGGCTCTTCTGGAACGGCTCAACTTTCACGTGGATGACCGTATCCGCACAGCTTATCTCGGCTATCAATCCTACCTGCCCGACACTGAATGTGTGCCGATGTGCCACCCGAGCTCCGAGGAGTGCGAAACAAGCCAGATCCTGCAGTGGTATGAGGAGGAAAGGCCGGATGCCATTCTATCCTATAATCATATTTATGATCATCTCGTGGAGGCGGGTATCCGTATTCCCGAGGATGTTGCCTTTGCCTCCCTCAATCTCAATAGTGAGAATGAAAACCGCATCGCCGGAACAAATGTCAATGACCAGATGGTCGGACAGGTTGCCGTTAACCTCCTCAACAGCCAGTTGCTGATCGGCGAAATTGGTGAGCCGGAGATTCGGCAGACCTTGATTGTCGACACATTCTGGGAGGATGGTCCAACAGCGCCATCCTTGAGATTGGTCGGGAAAGCACTTCCGGCAGAAGTAAATTTATGA
- a CDS encoding sulfatase has protein sequence MKSITTSLLCLLGTASLLAEKPVNVLMIGVDDLRPELGCYGAAHMVTPNLDRLSTESIRFDRAYTQQAVCLPSRISLYSGQYPQTTGVTTLQDKFWQLHDNPLTLMKHLRNNGYHAVAMGKILHDEQWKEWDDWTEMMNRSDVLKSRYASPESEAKLVGLAKEARKLGLKGKEYRQYVRLGPTEHDFGDDERYHDYALTDIAIKKLKGLKDSKKPFFMNVGYRKPHLPFVAPKRYWDLYDKSELKTAANPYAPKGAPEIALMTWGELRAYKGVPEEGPVSEEMALDLIHGYYACVSFVDDQIGRLLAALDEEGLAGNTLVIVWSDHGWKLGEHGMWCKHTNYEIDTRVPLFIRLPDGRQAGTTAEELTELIDLYPTLCDYLDLPIPEHCEGKSLTYLFCDPGKQKTEAAYSEFQRHGGVTGFSMKSGNFRYTEWIHLKSGEIRSRELYDHALDADENLNRSEHPDYAKQLESFSTLLHKGPAGRYIKGS, from the coding sequence ATGAAATCGATCACCACGTCTCTTCTGTGCCTCCTCGGCACCGCGTCCCTGCTTGCTGAAAAACCGGTCAATGTCCTCATGATCGGGGTCGATGACCTTCGTCCGGAGCTCGGCTGCTACGGCGCCGCACACATGGTCACCCCCAACCTGGATCGGCTTTCCACAGAAAGTATCCGCTTTGACAGGGCCTATACGCAGCAGGCAGTCTGCCTCCCTTCACGCATCAGCCTCTACAGCGGACAATATCCCCAGACGACCGGCGTCACGACCCTCCAGGACAAATTCTGGCAGTTGCATGATAATCCCCTCACCCTCATGAAGCATCTCCGGAACAACGGCTACCATGCTGTGGCCATGGGGAAGATCCTTCACGATGAGCAATGGAAGGAATGGGATGACTGGACGGAGATGATGAACAGGTCGGATGTCCTCAAATCCCGCTACGCGAGCCCGGAAAGCGAGGCCAAGCTTGTTGGCCTTGCGAAGGAGGCCAGGAAGTTGGGCTTGAAGGGGAAGGAGTACCGTCAGTATGTGCGGCTCGGCCCCACAGAACACGACTTTGGTGACGACGAGCGCTATCATGATTATGCATTGACCGATATCGCCATTAAAAAGCTGAAGGGGCTGAAGGATTCCAAGAAGCCGTTTTTCATGAATGTTGGCTACCGCAAGCCGCATCTGCCCTTTGTCGCCCCGAAGCGATACTGGGACTTGTATGACAAAAGCGAGTTGAAGACAGCCGCCAACCCGTATGCCCCAAAAGGCGCACCCGAAATTGCCCTGATGACATGGGGTGAGCTGCGCGCGTACAAAGGAGTACCCGAAGAGGGCCCAGTCAGCGAGGAGATGGCTCTTGATCTGATCCATGGCTACTACGCCTGTGTCAGCTTTGTCGATGACCAGATTGGTCGTTTACTGGCAGCCCTCGATGAAGAAGGGCTCGCTGGAAACACGCTTGTCATTGTCTGGAGCGATCATGGATGGAAACTCGGCGAACACGGCATGTGGTGCAAACATACGAATTACGAGATCGATACGCGCGTCCCTCTCTTTATTCGCCTGCCCGATGGACGCCAGGCCGGCACAACAGCGGAGGAATTGACCGAGCTGATCGATCTCTACCCCACCCTCTGCGACTATCTGGACTTGCCCATCCCTGAGCATTGCGAGGGGAAAAGTCTCACTTATCTATTCTGTGACCCTGGCAAGCAGAAGACGGAAGCCGCCTACAGCGAATTCCAGCGACACGGCGGAGTCACCGGGTTTTCCATGAAGTCCGGAAATTTCCGCTACACCGAGTGGATCCATTTAAAGAGCGGGGAAATACGTTCCCGTGAATTATACGACCATGCGCTTGATGCGGATGAAAACTTGAACCGATCGGAACATCCGGATTATGCCAAGCAGCTTGAGTCCTTCTCGACGCTCTTGCACAAGGGTCCCGCCGGGAGATATATAAAGGGTTCATGA
- a CDS encoding glycoside hydrolase family 5 protein — MKPNNPPTFQHGVNVSHYLSQIGNKQFADPEYFGRKDMEWIANRGYDHIRLPLDGPLLFDEAGEILWHRLKAVDGVLALAREFELGVILDMHKLLGSDFAFNPDNRLFTSPELQQQAIRLWTGIAARYVEIGPELRFELLNEPVAKDPADLTTFYQSLIPAIRAVSPERTLIVCSNEWASFKTVRHLEPILAFDNIIVGVHYYEPHVFTHQSASWVGYGDPDFPPIEFPGKVPDLKAFVNSDHYAYSIEGDKLDASMVVNDFKELIEWAEESGAALHLGEFGVYNKAPDASLKNWYKVVLEQCESHRIGWAVWDYQGAFAVRDRRTGKPTVVQQIIDRILD, encoded by the coding sequence ATGAAACCAAATAATCCTCCCACTTTTCAACATGGCGTGAATGTCAGCCATTACCTGTCGCAAATCGGGAACAAGCAATTTGCTGATCCGGAATATTTTGGCAGGAAAGACATGGAGTGGATTGCCAACCGTGGATATGACCACATTCGTTTGCCACTCGACGGTCCGCTGCTCTTTGATGAAGCTGGGGAGATTCTATGGCATCGACTGAAAGCGGTTGACGGTGTCCTGGCATTGGCACGGGAGTTCGAACTGGGCGTTATCCTCGACATGCACAAATTGCTGGGAAGCGACTTTGCTTTTAATCCGGACAACCGGCTCTTTACTTCACCCGAATTGCAACAGCAGGCGATCCGCCTGTGGACAGGAATTGCGGCCCGTTATGTGGAGATTGGTCCTGAACTAAGATTTGAACTGCTCAATGAGCCGGTCGCCAAGGACCCAGCGGATTTGACCACCTTCTATCAATCCCTGATTCCAGCAATCCGGGCCGTTTCACCGGAGAGAACACTGATCGTTTGTTCCAACGAATGGGCTTCGTTCAAGACCGTCCGCCACCTCGAACCCATACTGGCGTTCGATAATATTATTGTTGGTGTCCATTACTATGAACCCCATGTCTTCACACACCAGTCAGCCAGCTGGGTGGGTTATGGGGATCCCGACTTCCCACCAATTGAGTTCCCGGGGAAGGTCCCCGACCTCAAGGCGTTCGTTAATTCAGATCACTACGCCTATTCAATTGAAGGCGATAAACTCGACGCGTCTATGGTTGTCAATGACTTCAAGGAACTCATTGAATGGGCTGAAGAGAGCGGAGCTGCCCTGCATCTGGGCGAGTTCGGAGTGTACAACAAGGCTCCCGATGCGTCATTGAAAAACTGGTACAAAGTGGTTCTCGAGCAATGTGAGTCGCACAGGATTGGATGGGCCGTCTGGGATTACCAGGGAGCTTTTGCCGTAAGGGACAGGAGAACGGGAAAACCCACTGTAGTGCAGCAGATAATTGACCGTATACTCGATTGA
- a CDS encoding sulfatase yields the protein MKNRILSVAGLLVAGALFANRPNVLFIAVDDLKPMLGTYGYEQVKSPRIDKLSEQGVVFLNAACQFPVCGPSRASIMTGLRPETTGVLNLKTKMRDVNPDVLTLPQHFKNNGYVTAGVGKIFDPRCVDSRNQGDEISWTFPYDENPSSTVPSMPKSREVVQAYDLPDEAFPDGRIFRGAVEKLRKMAEQEEPFFLAVGFKKPHLPFVAPQRFFDLYDPETIQLASFQERAQDNSGYGYWDSKETRGYDGVPDKGDIPDTVQRQMIHGYLACISWIDTLVGQLLEELEATGKAQNTIVVLWGDHGFHLGDHGLWGKHTPFEEAVRAPLIIVDPRVGKPVKTVSPVEFTDVFPTLCDLAGLELPERLQGVSLVACLEDESAKPREVSTSIYKSRGAFGYSVRNERYRYIEWISNKGANLVGRDLFDFEADPLGKVNFAKHKDYQDVVKELSDALHAESHGWKLLQRSLD from the coding sequence ATGAAAAATCGAATTCTATCTGTGGCCGGCCTTCTGGTGGCGGGAGCTCTTTTTGCGAACCGGCCAAATGTTCTCTTCATCGCTGTTGATGACCTGAAGCCAATGCTGGGAACATATGGCTATGAACAGGTGAAATCTCCCCGGATCGACAAACTATCAGAACAAGGAGTTGTTTTCCTCAATGCGGCCTGCCAGTTCCCTGTTTGCGGGCCTTCGCGGGCGAGTATCATGACGGGGCTCCGTCCGGAAACAACGGGAGTCCTCAATCTCAAGACAAAGATGCGGGATGTGAATCCTGATGTCCTGACTCTTCCCCAGCATTTCAAAAACAACGGGTATGTGACCGCCGGGGTTGGGAAAATCTTTGACCCGCGCTGTGTCGATAGCCGGAATCAGGGGGACGAGATTTCATGGACATTTCCCTATGATGAAAATCCCTCCAGCACGGTTCCTTCAATGCCGAAGAGCCGGGAAGTGGTCCAAGCCTACGATCTTCCTGACGAGGCGTTCCCGGACGGAAGAATTTTCAGGGGAGCCGTTGAAAAGCTCCGGAAAATGGCCGAACAGGAAGAGCCCTTTTTCCTGGCGGTGGGTTTCAAGAAACCCCATCTGCCGTTTGTCGCGCCCCAGCGCTTTTTCGATTTGTATGATCCCGAGACTATCCAGCTGGCCTCCTTTCAGGAACGAGCCCAGGATAATTCCGGCTATGGATACTGGGATTCAAAGGAGACTCGTGGATACGATGGGGTTCCCGACAAGGGGGACATTCCCGATACGGTGCAGCGCCAAATGATTCACGGGTACCTCGCCTGTATCTCATGGATCGATACACTTGTCGGACAGTTGCTGGAGGAATTGGAGGCCACAGGCAAGGCCCAGAACACGATTGTTGTTTTGTGGGGAGACCATGGATTCCACTTGGGAGACCACGGCTTGTGGGGAAAGCACACGCCGTTTGAAGAAGCTGTTCGTGCGCCGTTGATTATTGTAGATCCGAGGGTGGGGAAGCCGGTCAAGACGGTGTCACCAGTGGAGTTCACGGATGTATTCCCGACATTGTGCGATCTGGCAGGATTGGAGCTGCCAGAGCGCTTGCAAGGCGTGAGTCTGGTTGCATGTCTTGAGGATGAAAGTGCCAAGCCGAGAGAAGTCAGCACATCGATTTACAAGAGCCGAGGCGCCTTCGGATATTCCGTGCGGAACGAACGCTACCGCTACATCGAGTGGATCAGCAACAAGGGAGCAAATTTAGTGGGTCGCGACCTGTTTGATTTTGAAGCTGATCCCCTTGGGAAAGTAAACTTTGCCAAGCACAAGGATTATCAGGATGTGGTGAAGGAACTTTCAGACGCCTTGCATGCGGAATCACACGGATGGAAGCTGCTCCAGCGGAGCCTTGACTGA
- a CDS encoding sulfatase has translation MIKKTLLFLVLAMAMNFLPGKAMNVVFFLVDDMGYHDLSLTGSEFYETPRIDSLAGDGLMLDQAYSAFPRCVPSRFAMMSGVHPSRAEGDGENTGRMKPERVTLAEALKAHGYATFFAGKWHIGKKKNEFPEAQGFDVNIAGGSAGAPGSYFPPYGSDKPGLTGPEVLNNDEGKYLTDVLTDKTLEFIDEHQEEPFFVYFSHYAVHTPIQGKQDKTERYSEKVETIQYEGPEYDMGKDGRHLRHQNNAGYAAMVESVDESLGRIVERLKELGIYDETIIILTSDHGGLSNAGINNKRELATTNLPLRAGKGHMYEGGIRVPVIVRWPGHAEEGKTASFPITGMDYYPTILQMLELPLQPDVHEDGVSFVPGIKGECGFNEDRSFFWYSDKGRLTSTGDRNAAVIRRGNYKLLEFFSEKEIELYDLSKDPAETENLAESLPAIRESLYKELLEWKSAMKVKDRNQTTKFDY, from the coding sequence ATGATCAAAAAAACTCTCCTCTTCCTTGTTCTGGCCATGGCGATGAATTTCCTTCCGGGGAAGGCAATGAACGTGGTCTTCTTTCTAGTCGACGATATGGGCTATCATGATCTTTCGCTGACCGGATCGGAGTTCTACGAGACGCCCCGTATTGATTCCCTTGCGGGAGATGGACTAATGCTGGATCAGGCCTATTCCGCCTTTCCCCGTTGTGTTCCCTCACGTTTTGCAATGATGAGCGGCGTGCATCCAAGCCGTGCAGAAGGTGACGGTGAGAATACCGGTCGGATGAAACCTGAGCGGGTAACGCTTGCGGAGGCGCTTAAAGCTCATGGGTATGCAACTTTCTTTGCCGGCAAGTGGCACATAGGAAAGAAGAAGAACGAGTTTCCCGAGGCACAGGGCTTTGATGTGAACATTGCTGGAGGATCTGCTGGAGCGCCGGGGTCCTATTTTCCACCATACGGGAGTGATAAACCGGGACTGACTGGTCCCGAAGTGCTGAACAACGATGAGGGAAAGTATCTTACGGATGTGCTGACGGACAAGACACTGGAATTCATTGATGAACACCAGGAGGAACCTTTTTTCGTCTACTTCTCGCATTACGCCGTCCATACGCCCATTCAAGGGAAGCAGGACAAGACTGAGCGCTATTCAGAAAAGGTGGAGACAATCCAGTATGAGGGCCCCGAATACGACATGGGCAAGGATGGGCGCCATCTTCGCCATCAAAACAATGCCGGGTATGCTGCCATGGTGGAAAGTGTGGATGAGAGCCTTGGCCGGATTGTGGAAAGGTTAAAGGAGCTGGGGATTTATGATGAGACCATCATCATCCTGACTTCTGACCATGGCGGGCTTTCCAACGCGGGGATCAACAACAAGCGGGAACTGGCAACGACAAACCTGCCGCTTCGAGCAGGGAAGGGCCACATGTATGAAGGCGGTATCCGCGTTCCGGTCATCGTGCGTTGGCCCGGGCACGCGGAGGAAGGCAAGACAGCATCCTTTCCGATAACGGGAATGGATTATTATCCGACAATCCTGCAAATGCTGGAATTGCCACTTCAGCCAGACGTGCACGAGGACGGGGTGAGCTTTGTCCCTGGTATCAAGGGCGAGTGCGGATTCAATGAAGACCGCTCCTTTTTCTGGTACTCCGACAAGGGCCGTCTCACCAGCACGGGCGACCGCAACGCCGCGGTGATCCGCAGGGGAAATTACAAACTCCTCGAGTTTTTCAGTGAAAAGGAAATTGAACTGTACGATCTATCCAAGGATCCGGCAGAGACGGAGAATCTAGCTGAATCGTTGCCCGCAATTCGGGAATCCCTCTACAAGGAACTGCTTGAGTGGAAGTCGGCAATGAAGGTCAAGGACCGGAACCAGACCACGAAGTTTGATTACTGA